A section of the Citrus sinensis cultivar Valencia sweet orange chromosome 8, DVS_A1.0, whole genome shotgun sequence genome encodes:
- the LOC102619639 gene encoding YTH domain-containing protein ECT4 isoform X4 yields the protein MAATQSQQAPDRTTDSTKSLSILIMDAEDQPADTDKMKEQGALTVGHTRETAVQSGSFGPVGDHSVYSSNIFAPQAQAFYYRGYDNVPGEWDEYPSYVNAEGLELGSSGVYNDNPSLVYHTGYGYSPQMPYGPYSPVTTPSVGGDAHLYSPQQFPFSGPPYYQQMVPPSLPYITSPTPVSQPELNTLMGAEQQNDNMLFGPRSGYPPALGSFGRGGMHGNPGMIGFHDGQQGFDGLRSGGLWSDWSKPSDRQRPLTPISPAVSPQPIGTFGSFGQNVPVASQQQRSFYGFGSGSNSYNRGYMHNAFSQGSNFGGTPISNLAINNRGWISLDSSKRRVRGSGSLCGCNGTLDILNEQNRGPRALKPKSQMTDEHGSSVDQNKESKSVVKILDESYNQPDFVTDYKDAKFFIIKSYSEDNVHKSIKYGVWASTPNGNKKLDAACCEAKEKQDACPVFLFFSVNASAQFCGVAEMIGPVDFEKSVDYWQQDKWSGQFPVKWHIIKDVPNSQFRHIVLENNDNKPVTNSRDTQEVKLEQGIEMLNIFKNYVTDMSILDDFDFYEDRQKAMQERKARQQASLMAVGVVGENDHKNAVTYSTDFIKQMSKSFAQVVRLDEGNKDGMGVDKATSASGGSMGARGKLEDALTAVVSSAQSS from the exons ATGGCGGCAACCCAATCACAACAAGCTCCAGATCGTACCACTG ACTCTACTAAGTCACTGAGCATACTGATCATGGATGCAGAAGATCAACCAGCTGATACAGATAAAATGAAGGAGCAG GGTGCTCTCACTGTAGGACATACAAGGGAGACTGCAGTGCAATCAGGATCTTTTGGTCCTGTTGGAGACCATTCTGTCTACTCATCTAACATTTTTGCACCGCAGGCGCAGGCCTTCTACTATAGAG GTTACGACAATGTTCCTGGTGAATGGGATGAATATCCCTCATATGTCAATGCTGAAGGATTGGAACTTGGATCTTCT GGGGTTTACAACGACAATCCTTCGCTTGTATATCATACTGGATATGGTTACAGTCCACAAATGCCATATGGACCATACTCTCCCGTCACAACTCCTTCTGTTGGTGGAGATGCACATTTATATTCTCCTCAGCAGTTTCCATTCTCTGGGCCACCTTACTACCAGCAGATGGTTCCCCCTAGCTTGCCGTATATTACTTCACCAACTCCAGTTTCACAACCAGAGCTCAATACACTGATGGGTGCTGAGCAACAAAATGATAACATGCTTTTTGGACCGAGGTCTGGTTATCCTCCTGCATTGGGATCTTTTGGTAGAGGCGGTATGCATGGAAATCCTGGTATGATTGGTTTTCATGATGGACAGCAAGGGTTTGATGGATTGAGATCTGGAGGACTTTGGTCAGATTGGTCAAAACCTTCAGACAGACAAAGACCTCTGACCCCAATATCACCTGCTGTGTCTCCTCAACCAATTGGTACATTTGGGTCATTTGGGCAAAATGTTCCAGTG GCATCTCAACAACAAAGATCTTTTTATGGTTTTGGATCAGGTTCGAATTCCTACAATAGAGGTTACATGCACAATGCTTTTAGTCAGGGCTCCAATTTTGGTGGTACGCCAATTTCTAATTTGGCAATTAACAATCGGGGCTGGATTTCTCTTGACTCTAGTAAACGACGTGTGAGGGGTAGTGGTTCTTTATGTGGTTGCAATGGTACTCTTGATATACTAAATGAGCAAAACCGGGGCCCAAGAGCTTTAAAGCCTAAGAGTCAAATGACAGATGAACATGGTTCCTCGGTCGACCAAAACAAAGAAAGCAAGTCTGTGGTTAAGATTCTCGATGAGTCATACAACCAGCCAGATTTTGTCACCGACTACAAAGATGCAAAGTTTTTCATTATCAAGTCTTATAGCGAAGATAATGTACACAAGAGCATCAAATATGGTGTCTGGGCCAGCACACCAAATGGTAACAAGAAGTTAGATGCTGCTTGTTGTGAAGCTAAAGAGAAGCAAGATGCATGTCCAGTGTTTCTCTTCTTTTCG GTTAATGCTAGTGCTCAGTTCTGTGGTGTGGCTGAAATGATTGGTCctgttgattttgaaaagagtGTGGATTACTGGCAGCAAGATAAATGGAGTGGGCAGTTCCCTGTTAAGTGGCATATTATCAAAGATGTCCCAAATAGTCAGTTTCGTCACATTGTACTGGAAAATAATGACAACAAGCCTGTCACTAACAGTCGGGATACACAGGAG GTGAAATTGGAGCAAGGCATTGAGATGTTAAACATCTTTAAGAATTATGTAACCGATATGTCAATCCTggatgattttgatttctatGAAGATCGGCAGAAAGCCATGCAGGAAAGGAAGGCAAGACAGCAAGCTAGCTTGATGGCTGTAGGGGTAGTTGGAGAGAATGATCATAAAAATGCAGTCACCTATTCCACTGATTTTATCAAGCAGATGTCCAAGAGCTTTGCTCAAGTTGTCCGCTTGGATGAGGGTAACAAAGACGGCATGGGTGTAGACAAAGCTACTTCTGCCTCTGGCGGCTCCATGGGTGCCAGAGGTAAACTTGAAGATGCTCTTACTGCCGTCGTCTCTTCTGCTCAGTCCAGTTAG
- the LOC102619639 gene encoding YTH domain-containing protein ECT4 isoform X7, which yields MRNSTKSLSILIMDAEDQPADTDKMKEQGALTVGHTRETAVQSGSFGPVGDHSVYSSNIFAPQAQAFYYRGYDNVPGEWDEYPSYVNAEGLELGSSGVYNDNPSLVYHTGYGYSPQMPYGPYSPVTTPSVGGDAHLYSPQQFPFSGPPYYQQMVPPSLPYITSPTPVSQPELNTLMGAEQQNDNMLFGPRSGYPPALGSFGRGGMHGNPGMIGFHDGQQGFDGLRSGGLWSDWSKPSDRQRPLTPISPAVSPQPIGTFGSFGQNVPVASQQQRSFYGFGSGSNSYNRGYMHNAFSQGSNFGGTPISNLAINNRGWISLDSSKRRVRGSGSLCGCNGTLDILNEQNRGPRALKPKSQMTDEHGSSVDQNKESKSVVKILDESYNQPDFVTDYKDAKFFIIKSYSEDNVHKSIKYGVWASTPNGNKKLDAACCEAKEKQDACPVFLFFSVNASAQFCGVAEMIGPVDFEKSVDYWQQDKWSGQFPVKWHIIKDVPNSQFRHIVLENNDNKPVTNSRDTQEVKLEQGIEMLNIFKNYVTDMSILDDFDFYEDRQKAMQERKARQQASLMAVGVVGENDHKNAVTYSTDFIKQMSKSFAQVVRLDEGNKDGMGVDKATSASGGSMGARGKLEDALTAVVSSAQSS from the exons atgagaa ACTCTACTAAGTCACTGAGCATACTGATCATGGATGCAGAAGATCAACCAGCTGATACAGATAAAATGAAGGAGCAG GGTGCTCTCACTGTAGGACATACAAGGGAGACTGCAGTGCAATCAGGATCTTTTGGTCCTGTTGGAGACCATTCTGTCTACTCATCTAACATTTTTGCACCGCAGGCGCAGGCCTTCTACTATAGAG GTTACGACAATGTTCCTGGTGAATGGGATGAATATCCCTCATATGTCAATGCTGAAGGATTGGAACTTGGATCTTCT GGGGTTTACAACGACAATCCTTCGCTTGTATATCATACTGGATATGGTTACAGTCCACAAATGCCATATGGACCATACTCTCCCGTCACAACTCCTTCTGTTGGTGGAGATGCACATTTATATTCTCCTCAGCAGTTTCCATTCTCTGGGCCACCTTACTACCAGCAGATGGTTCCCCCTAGCTTGCCGTATATTACTTCACCAACTCCAGTTTCACAACCAGAGCTCAATACACTGATGGGTGCTGAGCAACAAAATGATAACATGCTTTTTGGACCGAGGTCTGGTTATCCTCCTGCATTGGGATCTTTTGGTAGAGGCGGTATGCATGGAAATCCTGGTATGATTGGTTTTCATGATGGACAGCAAGGGTTTGATGGATTGAGATCTGGAGGACTTTGGTCAGATTGGTCAAAACCTTCAGACAGACAAAGACCTCTGACCCCAATATCACCTGCTGTGTCTCCTCAACCAATTGGTACATTTGGGTCATTTGGGCAAAATGTTCCAGTG GCATCTCAACAACAAAGATCTTTTTATGGTTTTGGATCAGGTTCGAATTCCTACAATAGAGGTTACATGCACAATGCTTTTAGTCAGGGCTCCAATTTTGGTGGTACGCCAATTTCTAATTTGGCAATTAACAATCGGGGCTGGATTTCTCTTGACTCTAGTAAACGACGTGTGAGGGGTAGTGGTTCTTTATGTGGTTGCAATGGTACTCTTGATATACTAAATGAGCAAAACCGGGGCCCAAGAGCTTTAAAGCCTAAGAGTCAAATGACAGATGAACATGGTTCCTCGGTCGACCAAAACAAAGAAAGCAAGTCTGTGGTTAAGATTCTCGATGAGTCATACAACCAGCCAGATTTTGTCACCGACTACAAAGATGCAAAGTTTTTCATTATCAAGTCTTATAGCGAAGATAATGTACACAAGAGCATCAAATATGGTGTCTGGGCCAGCACACCAAATGGTAACAAGAAGTTAGATGCTGCTTGTTGTGAAGCTAAAGAGAAGCAAGATGCATGTCCAGTGTTTCTCTTCTTTTCG GTTAATGCTAGTGCTCAGTTCTGTGGTGTGGCTGAAATGATTGGTCctgttgattttgaaaagagtGTGGATTACTGGCAGCAAGATAAATGGAGTGGGCAGTTCCCTGTTAAGTGGCATATTATCAAAGATGTCCCAAATAGTCAGTTTCGTCACATTGTACTGGAAAATAATGACAACAAGCCTGTCACTAACAGTCGGGATACACAGGAG GTGAAATTGGAGCAAGGCATTGAGATGTTAAACATCTTTAAGAATTATGTAACCGATATGTCAATCCTggatgattttgatttctatGAAGATCGGCAGAAAGCCATGCAGGAAAGGAAGGCAAGACAGCAAGCTAGCTTGATGGCTGTAGGGGTAGTTGGAGAGAATGATCATAAAAATGCAGTCACCTATTCCACTGATTTTATCAAGCAGATGTCCAAGAGCTTTGCTCAAGTTGTCCGCTTGGATGAGGGTAACAAAGACGGCATGGGTGTAGACAAAGCTACTTCTGCCTCTGGCGGCTCCATGGGTGCCAGAGGTAAACTTGAAGATGCTCTTACTGCCGTCGTCTCTTCTGCTCAGTCCAGTTAG
- the LOC102619639 gene encoding YTH domain-containing protein ECT4 isoform X9 codes for MKEQPLSATNESSVSPNSSQGALTVGHTRETAVQSGSFGPVGDHSVYSSNIFAPQAQAFYYRGYDNVPGEWDEYPSYVNAEGLELGSSGVYNDNPSLVYHTGYGYSPQMPYGPYSPVTTPSVGGDAHLYSPQQFPFSGPPYYQQMVPPSLPYITSPTPVSQPELNTLMGAEQQNDNMLFGPRSGYPPALGSFGRGGMHGNPGMIGFHDGQQGFDGLRSGGLWSDWSKPSDRQRPLTPISPAVSPQPIGTFGSFGQNVPVASQQQRSFYGFGSGSNSYNRGYMHNAFSQGSNFGGTPISNLAINNRGWISLDSSKRRVRGSGSLCGCNGTLDILNEQNRGPRALKPKSQMTDEHGSSVDQNKESKSVVKILDESYNQPDFVTDYKDAKFFIIKSYSEDNVHKSIKYGVWASTPNGNKKLDAACCEAKEKQDACPVFLFFSVNASAQFCGVAEMIGPVDFEKSVDYWQQDKWSGQFPVKWHIIKDVPNSQFRHIVLENNDNKPVTNSRDTQEVKLEQGIEMLNIFKNYVTDMSILDDFDFYEDRQKAMQERKARQQASLMAVGVVGENDHKNAVTYSTDFIKQMSKSFAQVVRLDEGNKDGMGVDKATSASGGSMGARGKLEDALTAVVSSAQSS; via the exons ATGAAGGAGCAG CCTCTTTCAGCAACAAATGAGAGCTCAGTTTCTCCTAATTCCTCTCAGGGTGCTCTCACTGTAGGACATACAAGGGAGACTGCAGTGCAATCAGGATCTTTTGGTCCTGTTGGAGACCATTCTGTCTACTCATCTAACATTTTTGCACCGCAGGCGCAGGCCTTCTACTATAGAG GTTACGACAATGTTCCTGGTGAATGGGATGAATATCCCTCATATGTCAATGCTGAAGGATTGGAACTTGGATCTTCT GGGGTTTACAACGACAATCCTTCGCTTGTATATCATACTGGATATGGTTACAGTCCACAAATGCCATATGGACCATACTCTCCCGTCACAACTCCTTCTGTTGGTGGAGATGCACATTTATATTCTCCTCAGCAGTTTCCATTCTCTGGGCCACCTTACTACCAGCAGATGGTTCCCCCTAGCTTGCCGTATATTACTTCACCAACTCCAGTTTCACAACCAGAGCTCAATACACTGATGGGTGCTGAGCAACAAAATGATAACATGCTTTTTGGACCGAGGTCTGGTTATCCTCCTGCATTGGGATCTTTTGGTAGAGGCGGTATGCATGGAAATCCTGGTATGATTGGTTTTCATGATGGACAGCAAGGGTTTGATGGATTGAGATCTGGAGGACTTTGGTCAGATTGGTCAAAACCTTCAGACAGACAAAGACCTCTGACCCCAATATCACCTGCTGTGTCTCCTCAACCAATTGGTACATTTGGGTCATTTGGGCAAAATGTTCCAGTG GCATCTCAACAACAAAGATCTTTTTATGGTTTTGGATCAGGTTCGAATTCCTACAATAGAGGTTACATGCACAATGCTTTTAGTCAGGGCTCCAATTTTGGTGGTACGCCAATTTCTAATTTGGCAATTAACAATCGGGGCTGGATTTCTCTTGACTCTAGTAAACGACGTGTGAGGGGTAGTGGTTCTTTATGTGGTTGCAATGGTACTCTTGATATACTAAATGAGCAAAACCGGGGCCCAAGAGCTTTAAAGCCTAAGAGTCAAATGACAGATGAACATGGTTCCTCGGTCGACCAAAACAAAGAAAGCAAGTCTGTGGTTAAGATTCTCGATGAGTCATACAACCAGCCAGATTTTGTCACCGACTACAAAGATGCAAAGTTTTTCATTATCAAGTCTTATAGCGAAGATAATGTACACAAGAGCATCAAATATGGTGTCTGGGCCAGCACACCAAATGGTAACAAGAAGTTAGATGCTGCTTGTTGTGAAGCTAAAGAGAAGCAAGATGCATGTCCAGTGTTTCTCTTCTTTTCG GTTAATGCTAGTGCTCAGTTCTGTGGTGTGGCTGAAATGATTGGTCctgttgattttgaaaagagtGTGGATTACTGGCAGCAAGATAAATGGAGTGGGCAGTTCCCTGTTAAGTGGCATATTATCAAAGATGTCCCAAATAGTCAGTTTCGTCACATTGTACTGGAAAATAATGACAACAAGCCTGTCACTAACAGTCGGGATACACAGGAG GTGAAATTGGAGCAAGGCATTGAGATGTTAAACATCTTTAAGAATTATGTAACCGATATGTCAATCCTggatgattttgatttctatGAAGATCGGCAGAAAGCCATGCAGGAAAGGAAGGCAAGACAGCAAGCTAGCTTGATGGCTGTAGGGGTAGTTGGAGAGAATGATCATAAAAATGCAGTCACCTATTCCACTGATTTTATCAAGCAGATGTCCAAGAGCTTTGCTCAAGTTGTCCGCTTGGATGAGGGTAACAAAGACGGCATGGGTGTAGACAAAGCTACTTCTGCCTCTGGCGGCTCCATGGGTGCCAGAGGTAAACTTGAAGATGCTCTTACTGCCGTCGTCTCTTCTGCTCAGTCCAGTTAG
- the LOC102619639 gene encoding YTH domain-containing protein ECT4 isoform X6 → MRKDQPADTDKMKEQPLSATNESSVSPNSSQGALTVGHTRETAVQSGSFGPVGDHSVYSSNIFAPQAQAFYYRGYDNVPGEWDEYPSYVNAEGLELGSSGVYNDNPSLVYHTGYGYSPQMPYGPYSPVTTPSVGGDAHLYSPQQFPFSGPPYYQQMVPPSLPYITSPTPVSQPELNTLMGAEQQNDNMLFGPRSGYPPALGSFGRGGMHGNPGMIGFHDGQQGFDGLRSGGLWSDWSKPSDRQRPLTPISPAVSPQPIGTFGSFGQNVPVASQQQRSFYGFGSGSNSYNRGYMHNAFSQGSNFGGTPISNLAINNRGWISLDSSKRRVRGSGSLCGCNGTLDILNEQNRGPRALKPKSQMTDEHGSSVDQNKESKSVVKILDESYNQPDFVTDYKDAKFFIIKSYSEDNVHKSIKYGVWASTPNGNKKLDAACCEAKEKQDACPVFLFFSVNASAQFCGVAEMIGPVDFEKSVDYWQQDKWSGQFPVKWHIIKDVPNSQFRHIVLENNDNKPVTNSRDTQEVKLEQGIEMLNIFKNYVTDMSILDDFDFYEDRQKAMQERKARQQASLMAVGVVGENDHKNAVTYSTDFIKQMSKSFAQVVRLDEGNKDGMGVDKATSASGGSMGARGKLEDALTAVVSSAQSS, encoded by the exons atgagaa AAGATCAACCAGCTGATACAGATAAAATGAAGGAGCAG CCTCTTTCAGCAACAAATGAGAGCTCAGTTTCTCCTAATTCCTCTCAGGGTGCTCTCACTGTAGGACATACAAGGGAGACTGCAGTGCAATCAGGATCTTTTGGTCCTGTTGGAGACCATTCTGTCTACTCATCTAACATTTTTGCACCGCAGGCGCAGGCCTTCTACTATAGAG GTTACGACAATGTTCCTGGTGAATGGGATGAATATCCCTCATATGTCAATGCTGAAGGATTGGAACTTGGATCTTCT GGGGTTTACAACGACAATCCTTCGCTTGTATATCATACTGGATATGGTTACAGTCCACAAATGCCATATGGACCATACTCTCCCGTCACAACTCCTTCTGTTGGTGGAGATGCACATTTATATTCTCCTCAGCAGTTTCCATTCTCTGGGCCACCTTACTACCAGCAGATGGTTCCCCCTAGCTTGCCGTATATTACTTCACCAACTCCAGTTTCACAACCAGAGCTCAATACACTGATGGGTGCTGAGCAACAAAATGATAACATGCTTTTTGGACCGAGGTCTGGTTATCCTCCTGCATTGGGATCTTTTGGTAGAGGCGGTATGCATGGAAATCCTGGTATGATTGGTTTTCATGATGGACAGCAAGGGTTTGATGGATTGAGATCTGGAGGACTTTGGTCAGATTGGTCAAAACCTTCAGACAGACAAAGACCTCTGACCCCAATATCACCTGCTGTGTCTCCTCAACCAATTGGTACATTTGGGTCATTTGGGCAAAATGTTCCAGTG GCATCTCAACAACAAAGATCTTTTTATGGTTTTGGATCAGGTTCGAATTCCTACAATAGAGGTTACATGCACAATGCTTTTAGTCAGGGCTCCAATTTTGGTGGTACGCCAATTTCTAATTTGGCAATTAACAATCGGGGCTGGATTTCTCTTGACTCTAGTAAACGACGTGTGAGGGGTAGTGGTTCTTTATGTGGTTGCAATGGTACTCTTGATATACTAAATGAGCAAAACCGGGGCCCAAGAGCTTTAAAGCCTAAGAGTCAAATGACAGATGAACATGGTTCCTCGGTCGACCAAAACAAAGAAAGCAAGTCTGTGGTTAAGATTCTCGATGAGTCATACAACCAGCCAGATTTTGTCACCGACTACAAAGATGCAAAGTTTTTCATTATCAAGTCTTATAGCGAAGATAATGTACACAAGAGCATCAAATATGGTGTCTGGGCCAGCACACCAAATGGTAACAAGAAGTTAGATGCTGCTTGTTGTGAAGCTAAAGAGAAGCAAGATGCATGTCCAGTGTTTCTCTTCTTTTCG GTTAATGCTAGTGCTCAGTTCTGTGGTGTGGCTGAAATGATTGGTCctgttgattttgaaaagagtGTGGATTACTGGCAGCAAGATAAATGGAGTGGGCAGTTCCCTGTTAAGTGGCATATTATCAAAGATGTCCCAAATAGTCAGTTTCGTCACATTGTACTGGAAAATAATGACAACAAGCCTGTCACTAACAGTCGGGATACACAGGAG GTGAAATTGGAGCAAGGCATTGAGATGTTAAACATCTTTAAGAATTATGTAACCGATATGTCAATCCTggatgattttgatttctatGAAGATCGGCAGAAAGCCATGCAGGAAAGGAAGGCAAGACAGCAAGCTAGCTTGATGGCTGTAGGGGTAGTTGGAGAGAATGATCATAAAAATGCAGTCACCTATTCCACTGATTTTATCAAGCAGATGTCCAAGAGCTTTGCTCAAGTTGTCCGCTTGGATGAGGGTAACAAAGACGGCATGGGTGTAGACAAAGCTACTTCTGCCTCTGGCGGCTCCATGGGTGCCAGAGGTAAACTTGAAGATGCTCTTACTGCCGTCGTCTCTTCTGCTCAGTCCAGTTAG
- the LOC102619639 gene encoding YTH domain-containing protein ECT4 isoform X11 — MRKDQPADTDKMKEQGALTVGHTRETAVQSGSFGPVGDHSVYSSNIFAPQAQAFYYRGYDNVPGEWDEYPSYVNAEGLELGSSGVYNDNPSLVYHTGYGYSPQMPYGPYSPVTTPSVGGDAHLYSPQQFPFSGPPYYQQMVPPSLPYITSPTPVSQPELNTLMGAEQQNDNMLFGPRSGYPPALGSFGRGGMHGNPGMIGFHDGQQGFDGLRSGGLWSDWSKPSDRQRPLTPISPAVSPQPIGTFGSFGQNVPVASQQQRSFYGFGSGSNSYNRGYMHNAFSQGSNFGGTPISNLAINNRGWISLDSSKRRVRGSGSLCGCNGTLDILNEQNRGPRALKPKSQMTDEHGSSVDQNKESKSVVKILDESYNQPDFVTDYKDAKFFIIKSYSEDNVHKSIKYGVWASTPNGNKKLDAACCEAKEKQDACPVFLFFSVNASAQFCGVAEMIGPVDFEKSVDYWQQDKWSGQFPVKWHIIKDVPNSQFRHIVLENNDNKPVTNSRDTQEVKLEQGIEMLNIFKNYVTDMSILDDFDFYEDRQKAMQERKARQQASLMAVGVVGENDHKNAVTYSTDFIKQMSKSFAQVVRLDEGNKDGMGVDKATSASGGSMGARGKLEDALTAVVSSAQSS, encoded by the exons atgagaa AAGATCAACCAGCTGATACAGATAAAATGAAGGAGCAG GGTGCTCTCACTGTAGGACATACAAGGGAGACTGCAGTGCAATCAGGATCTTTTGGTCCTGTTGGAGACCATTCTGTCTACTCATCTAACATTTTTGCACCGCAGGCGCAGGCCTTCTACTATAGAG GTTACGACAATGTTCCTGGTGAATGGGATGAATATCCCTCATATGTCAATGCTGAAGGATTGGAACTTGGATCTTCT GGGGTTTACAACGACAATCCTTCGCTTGTATATCATACTGGATATGGTTACAGTCCACAAATGCCATATGGACCATACTCTCCCGTCACAACTCCTTCTGTTGGTGGAGATGCACATTTATATTCTCCTCAGCAGTTTCCATTCTCTGGGCCACCTTACTACCAGCAGATGGTTCCCCCTAGCTTGCCGTATATTACTTCACCAACTCCAGTTTCACAACCAGAGCTCAATACACTGATGGGTGCTGAGCAACAAAATGATAACATGCTTTTTGGACCGAGGTCTGGTTATCCTCCTGCATTGGGATCTTTTGGTAGAGGCGGTATGCATGGAAATCCTGGTATGATTGGTTTTCATGATGGACAGCAAGGGTTTGATGGATTGAGATCTGGAGGACTTTGGTCAGATTGGTCAAAACCTTCAGACAGACAAAGACCTCTGACCCCAATATCACCTGCTGTGTCTCCTCAACCAATTGGTACATTTGGGTCATTTGGGCAAAATGTTCCAGTG GCATCTCAACAACAAAGATCTTTTTATGGTTTTGGATCAGGTTCGAATTCCTACAATAGAGGTTACATGCACAATGCTTTTAGTCAGGGCTCCAATTTTGGTGGTACGCCAATTTCTAATTTGGCAATTAACAATCGGGGCTGGATTTCTCTTGACTCTAGTAAACGACGTGTGAGGGGTAGTGGTTCTTTATGTGGTTGCAATGGTACTCTTGATATACTAAATGAGCAAAACCGGGGCCCAAGAGCTTTAAAGCCTAAGAGTCAAATGACAGATGAACATGGTTCCTCGGTCGACCAAAACAAAGAAAGCAAGTCTGTGGTTAAGATTCTCGATGAGTCATACAACCAGCCAGATTTTGTCACCGACTACAAAGATGCAAAGTTTTTCATTATCAAGTCTTATAGCGAAGATAATGTACACAAGAGCATCAAATATGGTGTCTGGGCCAGCACACCAAATGGTAACAAGAAGTTAGATGCTGCTTGTTGTGAAGCTAAAGAGAAGCAAGATGCATGTCCAGTGTTTCTCTTCTTTTCG GTTAATGCTAGTGCTCAGTTCTGTGGTGTGGCTGAAATGATTGGTCctgttgattttgaaaagagtGTGGATTACTGGCAGCAAGATAAATGGAGTGGGCAGTTCCCTGTTAAGTGGCATATTATCAAAGATGTCCCAAATAGTCAGTTTCGTCACATTGTACTGGAAAATAATGACAACAAGCCTGTCACTAACAGTCGGGATACACAGGAG GTGAAATTGGAGCAAGGCATTGAGATGTTAAACATCTTTAAGAATTATGTAACCGATATGTCAATCCTggatgattttgatttctatGAAGATCGGCAGAAAGCCATGCAGGAAAGGAAGGCAAGACAGCAAGCTAGCTTGATGGCTGTAGGGGTAGTTGGAGAGAATGATCATAAAAATGCAGTCACCTATTCCACTGATTTTATCAAGCAGATGTCCAAGAGCTTTGCTCAAGTTGTCCGCTTGGATGAGGGTAACAAAGACGGCATGGGTGTAGACAAAGCTACTTCTGCCTCTGGCGGCTCCATGGGTGCCAGAGGTAAACTTGAAGATGCTCTTACTGCCGTCGTCTCTTCTGCTCAGTCCAGTTAG